One segment of Gordonia terrae DNA contains the following:
- a CDS encoding bifunctional MaoC family dehydratase N-terminal/OB-fold nucleic acid binding domain-containing protein, whose amino-acid sequence MSAPELARDGVAEDEAIRAAAQEIIDAGPSAPVTGRDPINQPMINNWVEAMGDTNPVYTDADAARDAGHPGIVAPPAMAQVWTMRGLHGVRTADDPLGRASELFDEAGFTSVVATNCDTVYHRYTRPGEEVALSAELVEVVGPKNTALGEGWFFTTKNVWSVGDGSGTREVVAEMRFRILKFRPAARTTATEQAPVADVPADLDPARLLKPSASRDTAFFWEGVAAHELRIQRDGDGVLRHPPVPATWKPRAADGTVPPTEYVVAAGTGTIYSYVVHRAPKVPGRQLPFVVALVELDEGVRMLGELRGVEPDEVSIGMRVRATYLDFPADEETGADPWTLHAWEPATTTEGAPA is encoded by the coding sequence ATGAGCGCGCCCGAACTCGCCCGCGACGGCGTCGCCGAAGACGAGGCGATCCGTGCCGCCGCGCAGGAGATCATCGACGCCGGCCCGAGCGCGCCGGTCACCGGTCGGGACCCGATCAACCAGCCCATGATCAACAACTGGGTCGAGGCGATGGGGGACACGAACCCCGTCTACACCGACGCCGACGCCGCCCGGGACGCCGGACATCCCGGCATCGTCGCGCCGCCCGCGATGGCGCAGGTGTGGACGATGCGCGGCCTCCACGGCGTGCGGACGGCGGATGACCCATTGGGCCGCGCGAGCGAACTCTTCGACGAGGCCGGCTTCACCTCGGTGGTGGCGACCAACTGCGACACCGTCTATCACCGCTACACCCGCCCGGGCGAAGAGGTCGCGCTGTCGGCCGAGCTCGTGGAGGTGGTGGGCCCGAAGAACACCGCCCTCGGTGAGGGCTGGTTCTTCACGACCAAGAACGTCTGGTCGGTCGGGGACGGCAGCGGGACGCGGGAGGTCGTCGCCGAGATGCGGTTCCGCATCCTCAAATTCCGGCCCGCGGCCAGGACCACGGCGACCGAGCAGGCGCCGGTTGCCGACGTACCTGCCGACCTGGACCCGGCGCGATTGCTGAAGCCCAGCGCATCCCGGGACACCGCCTTCTTCTGGGAGGGGGTGGCCGCGCATGAGCTGCGGATCCAGCGTGATGGCGACGGCGTGCTGCGTCACCCGCCCGTGCCTGCGACCTGGAAACCGCGTGCGGCCGACGGAACGGTCCCGCCGACGGAGTACGTGGTCGCGGCCGGTACCGGAACCATCTACAGCTACGTCGTCCACCGCGCGCCGAAGGTCCCCGGACGGCAGCTGCCGTTCGTGGTGGCGCTCGTCGAACTCGACGAAGGGGTTCGCATGCTCGGCGAACTCCGGGGCGTCGAACCGGACGAGGTGTCGATCGGCATGCGCGTGCGGGCAACCTATCTGGACTTCCCGGCCGACGAGGAGACCGGGGCCGACCCGTGGACACTGCACGCGTGGGAACCGGCCACGACGACGGAAGGTGCTCCGGCATGA
- a CDS encoding MaoC family dehydratase — MTSVAAYPAAVGTTLPPLTIEATPTFVVATALATRDFQDVHHDRDLAQAKGSKDIFVNILTDTGLVERFITDWAGPSARIGSIALKLGVPWYAYDTVTFTGEVTAVDDGVITVAVTGTNSLGKHVISTVTLTIGAAEPAAVGSGSEHRGPAGRGEEL; from the coding sequence ATGACGAGCGTTGCAGCTTACCCCGCGGCGGTCGGAACGACGCTGCCGCCGTTGACGATCGAGGCGACGCCGACGTTCGTGGTGGCGACTGCGCTGGCCACGCGCGACTTCCAAGACGTGCACCACGATCGCGATCTCGCACAGGCCAAGGGGTCCAAGGACATCTTCGTCAACATCCTCACCGACACCGGACTGGTGGAACGGTTCATCACCGACTGGGCCGGTCCGTCCGCCCGGATCGGCTCGATCGCACTGAAACTCGGCGTCCCCTGGTATGCCTACGACACCGTCACCTTCACCGGCGAGGTCACCGCCGTCGACGACGGGGTGATCACGGTCGCCGTGACCGGCACCAATTCGCTGGGCAAGCACGTCATCTCGACGGTCACACTCACGATCGGCGCGGCCGAGCCCGCCGCCGTGGGTTCGGGGTCGGAGCATCGAGGCCCGGCCGGTCGAGGGGAGGAACTCTGA
- a CDS encoding lipid-transfer protein, which translates to MGSLSGQAVIAGIGATEFSKDSGRSELRLAAEAVSAAIADAGLTPADVDGLVTFTMDTNSEISVARAVGIGDLTYFSRIHYGGGAACATVQQAAMAVATGVADVVVAYRAFNERSGLRFGQVNSAVANQENSSGTENAFTYPHGLSTPAAFVAMIAQRYMHDFGSTSEDFGRIAVVDRKHAAVNPDAFFYDKPITLEDHQNSRYIAEPLHLLDCCQESDGGVALVIVSPERAKDLPHKPAVIAAAAAGSAADQYIMTSYYRDELAGLPEMGLVGRQLWSQSGLRPDDMDMAILYDHFTPYTLLQLEELGFCGRGEAKDFVREPGALEVGGRLPLNTHGGQLGEAYIHGMNGIAEGVRQIRGTSVNQVESAEKVVVTAGTGVPTSGLVLTA; encoded by the coding sequence ATGGGGTCACTGTCCGGCCAGGCGGTGATCGCCGGAATCGGCGCCACCGAGTTCTCCAAGGATTCCGGTCGCAGCGAGCTGCGGCTCGCCGCGGAGGCGGTGTCGGCGGCGATCGCCGACGCCGGTCTCACACCCGCCGACGTCGACGGTCTCGTCACCTTCACGATGGACACCAACAGCGAGATCTCCGTCGCGCGAGCAGTGGGTATCGGAGACCTGACGTACTTCTCGCGGATCCACTACGGCGGTGGTGCCGCGTGTGCCACGGTCCAGCAGGCCGCGATGGCGGTGGCCACCGGCGTCGCCGACGTCGTGGTGGCCTACCGTGCCTTCAACGAGCGATCCGGTCTGCGCTTCGGACAGGTGAATTCGGCGGTGGCGAACCAGGAGAACTCCTCGGGTACCGAGAACGCCTTCACCTACCCGCACGGTCTGTCCACCCCGGCCGCCTTCGTCGCGATGATCGCGCAGCGCTACATGCACGACTTCGGGTCCACCAGCGAGGATTTCGGGCGTATCGCCGTCGTCGACCGCAAGCATGCGGCGGTCAACCCGGACGCGTTCTTCTACGACAAGCCGATCACCCTGGAGGATCACCAGAACTCGCGCTACATCGCCGAACCCCTGCATCTGCTCGACTGCTGCCAGGAGTCCGACGGTGGCGTCGCACTCGTCATCGTGTCCCCGGAACGGGCGAAAGACCTGCCGCACAAGCCCGCCGTGATCGCCGCCGCCGCTGCCGGCAGTGCGGCCGACCAGTACATCATGACCAGCTACTACCGGGATGAGCTCGCCGGTCTGCCGGAGATGGGGCTCGTCGGCCGCCAGCTCTGGTCGCAGTCGGGGCTGCGTCCCGACGACATGGACATGGCGATCCTCTACGACCACTTCACCCCGTACACGCTCCTCCAACTCGAAGAGCTGGGGTTCTGCGGGCGCGGCGAGGCCAAGGACTTCGTCCGGGAGCCGGGAGCCCTCGAGGTCGGTGGCCGGTTGCCACTCAACACCCACGGCGGCCAGCTGGGCGAGGCCTACATCCACGGCATGAACGGGATCGCCGAAGGGGTCCGGCAGATCCGCGGGACCTCGGTCAACCAGGTCGAGAGCGCCGAGAAGGTCGTCGTCACGGCTGGGACCGGAGTTCCCACAAGCGGATTGGTGCTGACCGCATGA
- a CDS encoding acyl-CoA synthetase, with product MKFNLADVFETVADSVPERIALSYQGRQISYAELDTLSNQVAHLFAGSGIGAFDNVALFLKNSIEHVTSLLGLLKVRAVPVNVNYRYTNAELQYIFDNSDSRAIIVELPEHQRSVAELLAEIPTVRTVFVIGEIVEELATAAAALPDGRTVEIVSFADAESKPDGRDFEPRNGEELYLLYTGGTTGYPKGVMWQHDDFFRKPLSGGNPYGEARKDLDEIGTAVKDFPPIAFLLAAPLMHGAASYSLFTFFTLGGRLVIQRDFDPEAIVTEIEKEKVNIVLIVGDAMGMPLVEELEKRKDAVDLSSMFSITSGGAIWSQHVRDRMLAVKPDLVLRDNFGASESGNDGEIMMDDNGNLKVPPTDRMMVVDERHNKIEPGSGEVGYIARIGNVPLGYYKDEEKTAKTFPTLADGTRISILGDMGTVEADGSIVFLGRGSQCINTGGEKVYAEEVEAVLHAHPAIADALVVPVPDEKYGQRVAAVVKVADGAVEPSLETIQDHCRETLARYKVPRTVVFVDEVKRTPAGKADYRWAKAAAAAQETAPV from the coding sequence ATGAAGTTCAACCTCGCCGATGTCTTCGAGACCGTGGCCGACTCGGTACCCGAGCGGATCGCGCTCAGCTACCAGGGCAGGCAGATCAGCTACGCCGAACTCGACACCCTGTCGAACCAGGTGGCACATCTGTTCGCCGGGTCGGGGATCGGCGCGTTCGACAACGTCGCCCTGTTCCTGAAGAACAGCATCGAACACGTGACGAGCCTGTTGGGTCTGCTCAAGGTGCGTGCGGTTCCGGTCAACGTGAACTACCGCTACACCAACGCCGAACTGCAGTACATCTTCGACAACTCCGACTCCCGCGCGATCATCGTCGAACTGCCCGAGCACCAGCGCAGTGTCGCCGAACTCCTGGCCGAGATCCCCACCGTGCGCACGGTGTTCGTGATCGGCGAGATCGTCGAGGAGCTGGCGACGGCGGCCGCCGCACTCCCCGATGGACGCACCGTGGAGATCGTGTCCTTCGCCGACGCCGAGTCCAAGCCGGACGGCCGCGACTTCGAGCCGCGCAACGGCGAAGAGTTGTATCTGCTCTACACCGGCGGCACCACCGGGTACCCGAAGGGTGTCATGTGGCAGCACGACGACTTCTTCCGCAAGCCGCTTTCCGGCGGCAATCCGTACGGGGAGGCCCGCAAAGACCTCGACGAGATCGGCACGGCGGTCAAGGATTTCCCGCCCATCGCCTTCCTGCTCGCGGCGCCGCTCATGCACGGCGCGGCGTCGTACTCACTGTTCACCTTCTTCACCCTCGGCGGGCGACTGGTCATCCAGCGGGACTTCGATCCCGAGGCCATCGTCACCGAGATCGAGAAGGAGAAGGTGAACATCGTCCTCATCGTCGGCGACGCCATGGGCATGCCACTCGTCGAGGAACTCGAGAAGCGCAAGGATGCCGTCGACCTGTCGTCGATGTTCTCGATCACCTCCGGCGGTGCGATCTGGTCCCAGCACGTGCGCGATCGCATGCTCGCGGTGAAGCCGGACCTGGTGCTGCGGGACAACTTCGGCGCGTCGGAGTCGGGCAACGACGGCGAGATCATGATGGATGACAACGGCAACCTGAAGGTGCCGCCGACCGACCGGATGATGGTGGTCGACGAGCGGCACAACAAGATCGAGCCCGGCTCGGGGGAGGTCGGCTACATCGCGCGCATCGGCAACGTCCCGCTCGGTTACTACAAGGACGAGGAGAAGACGGCGAAGACCTTCCCGACGCTGGCCGACGGCACCCGGATCTCGATCCTGGGCGACATGGGCACCGTGGAGGCCGACGGGTCGATCGTGTTCCTCGGACGCGGTTCGCAGTGCATCAACACCGGTGGCGAGAAAGTCTACGCCGAGGAGGTCGAGGCGGTTCTGCACGCGCATCCGGCGATCGCCGACGCTCTCGTCGTCCCGGTCCCCGACGAGAAGTACGGGCAGCGTGTCGCCGCCGTGGTGAAGGTCGCCGACGGCGCCGTCGAACCGTCGCTCGAGACGATCCAGGACCACTGCCGCGAGACCCTGGCCCGCTACAAGGTCCCGCGGACCGTCGTCTTCGTCGACGAGGTCAAGCGCACCCCGGCGGGCAAGGCCGATTACCGCTGGGCCAAGGCCGCCGCCGCGGCCCAGGAGACCGCCCCGGTCTGA
- a CDS encoding LysE family translocator: protein MLAALLSFVVTAALIVLLPGPDTLVVLRGVVRGGRGEAFRTAAGIVCGLMVWVTAAVLGLSALLQASETGYEILKIVGACYLVWMGISSVRALLRAAPDLAASQDVVEPPAGRKAGLLFSGFTAGLLTNILNPKIGILFISLLPGFVPDGSSTGWTTLGLGAIYIALTAAYFTVLVGAAGRIAGWLQNTRLRRRVEAIGGVALIGLGVRLALEG from the coding sequence ATGCTCGCCGCACTGTTGTCCTTCGTCGTCACCGCGGCGCTGATCGTGCTGCTGCCGGGTCCGGACACCCTGGTGGTCCTGCGCGGAGTGGTCCGCGGTGGACGCGGCGAAGCCTTCCGGACCGCCGCCGGCATCGTGTGCGGACTGATGGTCTGGGTCACCGCCGCCGTCCTGGGCCTGTCGGCATTGTTGCAGGCCAGCGAGACCGGTTACGAGATCCTCAAGATCGTCGGGGCCTGCTACCTCGTGTGGATGGGTATCAGCTCGGTCCGCGCGCTGCTGCGCGCCGCACCCGATCTCGCAGCATCGCAGGACGTGGTCGAGCCGCCCGCGGGCCGGAAGGCGGGACTGCTGTTCTCCGGTTTCACCGCCGGCCTGCTCACCAACATCCTCAACCCGAAGATCGGCATCCTGTTCATCAGCCTGCTGCCCGGCTTCGTGCCGGACGGGTCCTCGACGGGGTGGACGACCCTCGGGCTGGGGGCCATCTACATCGCGCTGACCGCGGCGTACTTCACCGTACTGGTGGGCGCCGCCGGCCGCATCGCGGGCTGGCTCCAGAACACACGACTCCGCCGTCGCGTCGAAGCGATCGGCGGAGTCGCGTTGATCGGGCTCGGAGTGCGTCTCGCACTCGAGGGTTGA
- a CDS encoding SLC13 family permease: MVLTADSVAGTVVGVVGLLVVIVATVVAQRLPAVVVAAPIAGLLIALGLVDVRDAADEITTMAPTIGFLAAMLVIADASARAGVFTWIGSILAHWSRSSPHRLLRIVFLAAAATTAVLSLDTTIVLLTPVAVATARRIGARVTPVAFANAHLANTASTLMPVSNLTNLLAFSATGLSFLGFTGVMLAPWVAAIVVEYLIFRLYFADSLARRAPGSPADEQPAVEDPPRPTLMLVMLGLLLVAFVVTEPLGVPLAAVAGVGAAAFTVPRLLDAPLPTLRNTATALNIPFLGFVAVLGVVILPVRTGPIGDWIGGLIPGESTLLALLAVAALAAVLANLVNNLPATLLLIPLVAHDPGLVLAMLLGVNLGPNLAYFGSLANLLWRDIMRRDSTGGGRGSPTSREYLRLGALTVPATLVVAVVALWAVLRLTSVA; encoded by the coding sequence GTGGTACTCACCGCGGACAGCGTCGCCGGCACCGTGGTCGGCGTCGTCGGCCTGCTGGTGGTGATCGTCGCCACCGTTGTCGCCCAGCGACTTCCGGCCGTTGTCGTGGCGGCTCCGATCGCCGGGCTGCTGATAGCTCTCGGTCTCGTCGACGTTCGGGACGCCGCCGACGAGATCACGACGATGGCCCCGACCATCGGATTCCTGGCCGCGATGCTGGTGATCGCGGATGCCAGCGCCCGAGCCGGCGTCTTCACCTGGATCGGGTCAATCCTGGCCCACTGGAGCCGATCCTCACCACATCGGTTGTTACGCATCGTCTTTCTCGCCGCTGCGGCGACCACCGCGGTCCTCAGCCTCGACACCACGATCGTGTTGCTCACCCCGGTCGCCGTCGCCACCGCACGACGCATCGGCGCGCGGGTCACCCCGGTGGCATTCGCCAACGCGCACCTGGCCAACACCGCCTCGACCCTCATGCCGGTGTCGAATCTGACCAACCTCTTGGCGTTCTCCGCCACCGGGCTGAGTTTCCTCGGCTTCACCGGCGTGATGCTGGCGCCGTGGGTGGCCGCGATAGTCGTCGAGTATCTGATCTTCCGCCTGTACTTCGCCGACTCGCTTGCGCGCAGGGCGCCGGGTTCGCCGGCTGACGAGCAACCCGCGGTCGAGGATCCGCCCCGCCCCACCCTGATGCTGGTGATGCTCGGTCTGCTACTGGTCGCGTTCGTCGTGACCGAACCGTTGGGCGTGCCGCTGGCCGCGGTGGCCGGCGTGGGCGCGGCCGCCTTCACGGTGCCGCGGCTGCTCGACGCCCCGCTGCCCACGCTGCGAAACACGGCCACCGCGTTGAACATCCCGTTCCTGGGGTTCGTCGCCGTGCTCGGTGTGGTCATCCTCCCGGTCCGGACCGGCCCGATCGGCGACTGGATCGGCGGACTCATCCCGGGCGAGTCCACACTCCTGGCACTGCTCGCGGTCGCCGCACTGGCCGCCGTCCTCGCCAACCTGGTCAACAACCTGCCCGCGACCCTGCTGCTCATCCCGCTGGTCGCCCACGACCCCGGCCTGGTCCTGGCGATGCTTCTCGGCGTCAACCTCGGACCCAACCTCGCCTACTTCGGGTCGCTGGCCAATCTGCTGTGGCGCGACATCATGCGCCGCGACAGCACGGGCGGGGGCAGGGGCTCCCCGACCTCCCGCGAGTACCTACGCCTCGGCGCACTCACCGTTCCCGCCACGCTCGTCGTCGCGGTGGTCGCACTGTGGGCGGTGCTGCGGCTGACGTCTGTGGCTTGA
- a CDS encoding MFS transporter, with the protein MRLPSAIRLDARSAWLVLVACLSVSMVVAAMAALNTALPDIAIDTGADAGQMTWIVDGYTLALAALLLPAGAIGDRLGRREVLIVGLLLFGLASLIAIWVDTPTQLILARCVAGAAAALIMPTTLSLITSGMPENKRAVGISIWSAIAGGGAIAGFLVTGILLEFFSWHSIFITFAASSGVAAALCLTIGTSKDTDPGRFDIPGTVCSVLAITGIVLGLLEAPHRGWADIIVLGCIIGGVLLAVAFVVVELRSASPLFDVRLLANRAFGSGALSVAVQFLASFGMFFLLLQLLQLVFGYTPLQSALALMPFVVGVGITTLIANWLAVRLHSLKFVIAGGALLSGIGLLLLGLFRYESYWALAGVVAVIAVGIGLASAPATTAIMSNTPLDNQGVGSAVNDTAREIGAAIGIAIAGSIVAAGYQSRIGETAQLARDELAAAGQQRIAAGDTAGGQAMIAEADQAGTLIERSLAEASVVVDRLSGQAAALAEKIADGSQEAFYVPFETACLVLGGIMLASSVALLWLTPRRVVEVTAADEELRDPDSEPERDDTYARD; encoded by the coding sequence ATGAGATTACCGTCCGCCATCCGCCTCGACGCTCGATCTGCCTGGCTCGTCCTCGTCGCCTGTCTGTCGGTCAGCATGGTCGTGGCCGCGATGGCGGCCCTCAACACGGCCCTGCCCGACATCGCCATCGACACCGGCGCCGACGCCGGACAGATGACCTGGATCGTCGACGGATACACCCTGGCGCTCGCGGCGCTCCTGCTCCCGGCGGGCGCGATCGGTGATCGGCTGGGACGTCGGGAAGTCCTCATCGTGGGACTGCTGCTGTTCGGCCTGGCGTCCCTCATCGCGATCTGGGTCGACACCCCGACCCAACTGATCCTCGCGCGATGCGTCGCCGGTGCCGCGGCCGCGCTCATCATGCCGACGACGCTGTCGCTCATCACTTCCGGCATGCCGGAGAACAAGCGAGCCGTCGGGATCAGCATCTGGTCGGCCATCGCCGGTGGTGGCGCCATCGCCGGATTCCTCGTGACCGGCATTCTCCTCGAGTTCTTCTCGTGGCACTCGATCTTCATCACCTTCGCCGCGTCCTCGGGAGTCGCGGCGGCGCTGTGCCTGACGATCGGAACGTCGAAGGACACCGATCCCGGGCGGTTCGACATCCCCGGCACCGTGTGTTCGGTCCTGGCCATCACGGGCATCGTCCTCGGACTGCTCGAAGCGCCCCACCGGGGGTGGGCCGACATCATCGTCCTCGGTTGCATCATCGGCGGCGTGTTGCTGGCGGTTGCCTTCGTCGTCGTGGAACTCCGTTCGGCGTCACCGCTGTTCGACGTCCGATTGCTGGCGAACCGGGCGTTCGGGTCCGGGGCCCTGTCCGTCGCCGTCCAGTTCCTCGCATCGTTCGGCATGTTCTTCCTGCTGCTGCAGCTGCTCCAGCTGGTCTTCGGGTACACGCCGCTGCAATCAGCACTGGCCCTGATGCCGTTCGTCGTGGGTGTGGGGATCACGACGCTGATCGCCAATTGGCTGGCGGTACGGCTCCACTCGCTGAAATTCGTGATCGCGGGCGGCGCGCTGCTGTCGGGGATCGGTCTGCTGCTCCTGGGCCTGTTCAGGTATGAGTCGTACTGGGCGCTCGCGGGCGTGGTCGCGGTCATCGCGGTCGGCATCGGTCTGGCCTCCGCACCGGCGACCACGGCCATCATGTCCAACACCCCGCTCGACAATCAGGGTGTGGGGTCGGCCGTCAACGACACGGCCCGTGAGATCGGCGCCGCGATCGGGATCGCCATCGCGGGCAGCATCGTCGCCGCGGGGTACCAGTCGCGGATCGGCGAGACCGCGCAGCTGGCCCGCGATGAGCTCGCCGCGGCCGGTCAACAGCGGATCGCCGCGGGCGACACGGCGGGCGGTCAGGCCATGATCGCCGAGGCCGACCAGGCCGGGACGCTCATCGAACGCTCACTGGCCGAGGCCAGCGTGGTGGTCGACAGGTTGTCGGGCCAGGCCGCAGCACTCGCCGAGAAGATCGCCGACGGCAGTCAAGAGGCGTTCTACGTGCCGTTCGAGACTGCGTGCCTGGTCCTCGGCGGGATCATGCTCGCCAGCTCGGTGGCCTTACTGTGGCTGACGCCGCGACGCGTGGTCGAGGTGACCGCTGCCGACGAAGAGCTGCGCGACCCCGATTCCGAACCCGAACGCGACGACACCTACGCCCGCGACTGA
- a CDS encoding DUF6918 family protein has translation MSDSLTPLLADNRSALVTDLVGVIDAEVADQSGLSGAAVKTAYSAVQKVKPGVVHSATDQMAEDFLKALAPFWDSKPAGVAFGDHLSANSDAAAEALLSVTDEQAETAKPALAKAYNSLRGKGKKYVIAALPRLGAAIERHAA, from the coding sequence ATGAGCGATTCGCTGACGCCCCTACTCGCCGACAACCGCAGTGCATTGGTGACCGACCTCGTCGGTGTCATCGACGCCGAGGTGGCCGACCAGTCGGGTCTGAGCGGCGCTGCTGTGAAGACCGCCTACTCCGCGGTACAGAAGGTGAAGCCCGGTGTCGTGCACAGCGCCACCGATCAGATGGCCGAGGACTTCCTGAAGGCGCTGGCGCCGTTCTGGGATTCCAAGCCCGCCGGTGTCGCCTTCGGCGATCACCTCTCGGCCAACAGCGATGCCGCGGCCGAGGCCTTGCTCTCGGTCACCGACGAGCAGGCGGAGACGGCCAAGCCCGCACTCGCGAAGGCGTACAACTCGCTGCGCGGCAAGGGAAAGAAGTACGTGATCGCGGCACTGCCGCGTCTGGGTGCCGCCATCGAGCGGCACGCCGCCTAG
- a CDS encoding MaoC/PaaZ C-terminal domain-containing protein has translation MPIDPSVALGAELPEVSFEWSASDAALYNLAVGAASDPMDTTGLEYIHDATPKVLPTFATVAAGFHTTEPPKVSFPGIDIDLAKVVHGSQQVTAYRPLPAAGKATTRTRIAEIQDKGSAAVIVQESVTADDEGQTLWTSRSSIFAKGEGGFGGERGSSAKVDYPDRAPDHRLTVATLPQQALLYRLCGDRNPLHSDPEFATRAGFPRPILHGLCTYGTVCRAIVDEVLGGDVTAVADYSASFAGVVFPGETLAVEIWEDGSRLLATATVVERDGAKALGNVVCERRR, from the coding sequence ATGCCGATCGATCCCTCCGTCGCCCTCGGTGCCGAACTGCCCGAGGTGAGCTTCGAATGGTCGGCGTCGGACGCCGCCCTCTACAACCTCGCGGTGGGTGCCGCCTCGGACCCGATGGACACCACCGGGCTCGAGTACATCCACGACGCCACGCCGAAGGTGCTGCCCACCTTCGCCACGGTCGCCGCCGGGTTCCACACCACCGAACCCCCGAAGGTCTCGTTCCCCGGCATCGACATCGACCTCGCGAAGGTCGTCCACGGCAGCCAGCAGGTGACCGCGTACCGGCCGCTCCCGGCCGCCGGCAAGGCGACCACCCGCACCCGGATCGCCGAGATCCAGGACAAGGGTTCGGCTGCCGTCATCGTGCAGGAGTCGGTGACCGCCGACGACGAGGGTCAGACGCTGTGGACCTCTCGCTCGTCCATCTTCGCCAAGGGCGAGGGCGGTTTCGGGGGCGAGCGCGGGTCGTCGGCCAAGGTCGACTATCCCGACCGCGCTCCCGATCATCGGCTGACCGTGGCGACGCTCCCCCAGCAGGCACTGCTCTACCGGTTGTGCGGAGACCGCAATCCGCTGCACTCCGACCCCGAATTCGCCACCCGCGCGGGCTTTCCCCGGCCGATCCTGCACGGCCTGTGCACCTACGGCACGGTCTGCCGCGCGATCGTCGACGAGGTCCTCGGCGGCGACGTGACCGCGGTCGCCGACTACTCGGCTTCGTTCGCCGGCGTGGTGTTCCCGGGCGAGACCCTCGCGGTCGAGATCTGGGAAGACGGTTCCCGGCTGCTGGCCACCGCGACCGTCGTCGAACGCGACGGCGCGAAGGCCCTCGGCAATGTGGTCTGCGAACGTCGCCGATAG